In Monomorium pharaonis isolate MP-MQ-018 chromosome 3, ASM1337386v2, whole genome shotgun sequence, a genomic segment contains:
- the LOC105831114 gene encoding fatty acid synthase yields the protein MPAQFESVNNPMSRESVIRNGVPYSVDSDVVITGISGRLPESSNIEEFKENLMKEIDMVTDDERRWSAGIHGLPIRSAKIKDLSSFDATFFGIHPKQAHPMDPQLRMLLEVTYEAIVDAGVNPSTVRGSRTGVFIGVSLSETDEYWMKDLEAINGYGLLGCSKAMLANRVSFSFDFTGPSYAIDTACSSTMYSVHQAVSAMRAGECDAAIVGGMNLVLRPAVSLQFHRLNMLSQDGKCKAFDASGDGYVRAEAVVAIYLQKAKDARRVYATVIHTKTNTDGYKPQGITYPNGDMQNQLLREIYNEAGINPADVSYVEAHGTGTKVGDPEEINSIEKLFCKGRKTPLLIGSIKSNMGHSEPASGLCSIAKVLIAMETGVIPANLHFNTPNPTIPALIEGRIRVVDKATPWNGGLVGINSFGFGGANAHVILRSNPKPKLSPLLNVTELLPKLVAVSGRTEEAVHTLLDKAKEHCKDDEFLSLLHIMHNNDIPGHQIRGYEILGVDGSRETAEMGYKERRPIWFIFSGMGTQWPGMARQLFSIETFQRSLRRCADALAPHSIDLMSIIMNATDETFENVIHSFVTIAAMQVAIVDILTLLGISPDGIIGHSVGELGCAYADGAFTPEQTVLAAYCRGKAIMDSKLEPGAMAAVGLSWEEARKMCPSDITPACHNSADSVTISGPVASVQKFIETLKSKDIFAKMVKSSGFAFHSKYIASAGPKLRASLDKIILNPKQRSAKWISSSIPEAAWGSPLAQFSSSAYHVNNLLSPVLFQEAIAYIPENAITIEIAPHCLLQAILRRSLPSTVTNISLHKRDHSDNLAFLLSNVGKLYMAGAQPDIFKLYPPMSFPVGRGTPMIGPLVKWDHSATWDVATFNQTSNSGECTIKIDLSKETDAYIAGHQIDGRVLFPATGYILLVWKTLAKLRGIDFERLPVVFENVRFQRATIMPKEGTVKFSITIFEGTGDFEICEAGTVVVNGNVRVSKAIEKDQLNLPPLSISPIDKEILPLNTKDIYKELKLRGYEYRDIFQGIKSCDNYGIAGQLYWFNQWIPYIDTMLQFSILSTNNKLMYLPTRLQYAAIDPEHHKRLVEELPEDGGVPVYHYKNINVVKSGGIELRGLKSSLAPRRQQTQADPKYERYTFVPYENSHSLVEDPMRGKIQALTVLLQIMCENIMVLKLKTLEVAGERAAESLLAPLIFNIFNDELGSPVIDLQVIAISADNYTASLNQMNISADIVTRDVKNEPPAKNVHLVIAADVLSNQSYIVLKNLVAALKPGCFILLEETATQLDLKAALKETDLTLVGKQTDPVGKTYLLLKKQEKRKEPTIIQITEKNLSWLEDVKAALKKSDSESQEVLLVSQGEETLGLVGLMTCTRREVGGANARYVFIQDKNAPKFDLSVRFYVEQLDKGLMANVLKEGQWGSYRHLPLDQQSNVSSLQVEHAYVNTLTRGDLSSLRWIEGPLTYYRPENFPNMTLCNVYYAPLNFRDIMLASGKLPPDALPRNMATEECILGLEFSGRDVDGRRVMGIVEAKGLATTVVADLDFLWEVPDKWTLEQAATIPVAYATSYYALFIRGQLKAGESVLIHAGTGGVGQAAIAIALHAGCTVFTTVGTPEKREYLKKVFPQLNDRHIGNSRDTSFEQLIHVETQGHGVDVVLNSLAEEKLQAGIRCLAYGGRFLEIGKYDLSNDNRIGMSMFLKNTSFHGILLDALFGEDSVEKKQLIKLVSEGIKNGAVRPLQSTVFSEQQLEQGFRFMAAGKHIGKVLLKIRDEEPKKRVLSTPKTVAAIPRTYINPEKSYILVGGLGGFGLELADWMIARGAKFIVLVSRSGIRTGYQALCVRRWRERGVKVVIFTMDVTTLPGAERLIQESNRLAPIGGIFNLAAVLRDALIENLEEADFKTVILPKVDATRNLDVISRKLCPSLDYFVVFSSVSSGRGNIGQTNYGFANSSMERMMEERQANGLPGLAIQWGAIGDVGLIIEMMGGNDTEVGGTIPQHMSSCLTTMDIFLQQPHPVLASSVLAEKYKLDDSNKADLVATVANILGIKDISSINPINTLADLGMDSLMGTEIKQTLERNYDIVLSAQEVRALTVVKLQELSSTSSETVKEQKPLVANAATAENSDESLNMLLMQWPDNEALPKEALVRLKTKNSNGPTLFIVHGIEGFVKSLEYVASELDRPFWGLQSVVQAPHETLSDLAEFYVNAIRKVQKKGPYHLAAYSFGTCVAIEMTSQLETAGEKVILTLIDGSPKFVQQQCAMIGKMDELKNTTSDGCMKALAYFSLQFNKKLNYTQAYNILKQSKSDIEMFDKMTEMIGNTSFAQEDLKIAGYLLFKKLAASVIYNPNKKIEAPVTLIKATETFLNLKKDYGLSDICIQPVRIEEVPGNHRTILLGESARKIANFLRVKE from the exons ATGCCTGCTCAGTTTGAAAGCGTTAACAATCCTATGAGCCGGGAGTCCGTGATCAGAAATGGAGTACCGTATTCCGTCGATAGCGACGTTGTCATTACGGGCATATCAG gTCGTCTGCCCGAGTCGTCCAATATCGAAGAATTTAAGGAGAATCTGATGAAAGAAATAGACATGGTCACTGATGACGAGCGCCGTTGGTCAGCGGGCATTCATGGGCTACCGATCAGATCTGCCAAGATTAAGGACCTCAGTAGCTTTGACGCCACTTTTTTTGGGATACATCCCAAACAGGCACATCCAATGGACCCACAGCTTCGCATGCTGTTAGAAGTCACATATGAGGCGATAGTTGACGCTGGCGTCAATCCCTCGACCGTAAGAGGATCGCGTACCGGTGTGTTCATCGGTGTCTCTTTGTCGGAAACAGATGAATATTGGATGAAAGATTTAGAAGCTATAAACG GATACGGATTGCTCGGATGTTCCAAAGCGATGTTAGCCAACAGAGTCTCCTTCTCATTTGATTTTACTGGACCTAGTTACGCGATAGACACGGCTTGTTCCTCGACCATGTACAGCGTGCATCAGGCAGTCAGTGCAATGCGCGCCGGCGAGTGCGATGCTGCAATCGTCGGTGGAATGAATCTCGTATTAAGACCGGCTGTCTCACTTCAATTTCACAGACTGAATATGCTGTCTCAAGACGGCAAGTGCAAAGCATTCGACGCTTCAGGTGACGGTTACGTGAGGGCCGAGGCGGTAGTGGCGATATACTTGCAGAAAGCGAAGGATGCGCGCAGAGTGTACGCCACGGTGATTCACACGAAAACAAATACCGACGGATACAAACCTCAGGGTATCACGTATCCAAATGGTGATATGCAGAATCAATTGTTGCGCGAGATTTACAACGAGGCAGGGATTAACCCCGCGGATGTGAGTTACGTGGAGGCTCATGGTACCGGTACCAAAGTAGGTGATCCAGAGGAGATAAATTCTATCGAAAAACTGTTTTGCAAAGGGAGAAAGACTCCCTTACTAATTGGATCGATCAAATCCAACATGGGTCACTCAGAACCAGCCAGTGGATTATGCTCAATTGCCAAAGTATTGATCGCCATGGAAACAGGCGTGATACCCGcgaatttgcattttaatacACCAAATCCGACTATTCCTGCCTTAATCGAGGGACGCATTCGAGTGGTTGACAAGGCCACACCATGGAACGGTGGTCTCGTGGGTATCAATTCGTTCGGCTTCGGCGGCGCAAACGCGCATGTCATTCTCCGCAGCAATCCAAAACCAAAATTATCACCACTACTGAACGTAACCGAACTTTTGCCGAAATTGGTTGCTGTGTCAGGTCGAACGGAAGAAGCTGTGCACACTTTATTGGATAAAGCAAAAGAACATTGTAAAGACGACGAGTTTCTTTCACTGTTACACATAATGCACAATAACGATATTCCCGGCCACCAAATTCGTGGCTACGAAATACTTGGCGTCGATGGTAGTCGTGAAACAGCTGAAATGGGTTACAAAGAGAGGCGGCCCATTTGGTTCATATTTTCCGGCATGGGTACGCAATGGCCGGGCATGGCTCGTCAATTGTTTAGCATTGAAACTTTTCAACGTAGTTTGCGACGATGCGCGGATGCATTAGCGCCCCACAGCATTGACCTAATGAGTATCATCATGAACGCCACGGACGAAACGTTTGAAAACGTAATACATTCTTTCGTCACTATCGCCGCTATGCAAGTCGCCATCGTAGACATTTTAACATTGCTAGGTATATCACCGGATGGTATAATTGGACACTCCGTTGGAGAATTGGGCTGCGCTTATGCTGACGGTGCGTTTACACCGGAGCAAACTGTTTTAGCGGCTTACTGTAGAGGCAAAGCAATTATGGACTCCAAGTTAGAACCAGGTGCTATGGCAGCAGTTGGTTTGAGCTGGGAAGAAGCCAGAAAAATGTGTCCGTCCGATATCACTCCAGCTTGTCACAACTCCGCGGACTCGGTCACTATCTCTGGTCCAGTTGCGTCTGTGCAAAAATTCATAGAAACCCTAAAAAGCAAAGATATCTTTGCCAAGATGGTAAAAAGTTCCGGTTTTGCCTTCCACAGTAAATACATTGCCTCGGCCGGACCTAAGTTACGTGCTTCGCTCGATAAAATCATTCTAAATCCGAAGCAGAGATCGGCCAAATGGATTTCCAGTTCCATACCTGAGGCTGCATGGGGCAGTCCACTCGCGCAGTTTAGTTCGTCCGCGTATCACGTAAACAATTTACTGTCTCCTGTGCTCTTTCAGGAGGCAATCGCGTACATCCCAGAGAATGCGATAACAATCGAGATCGCACCACATTGTTTGCTACAGGCCATCTTACGCAGATCGTTACCATCAACGGTGACCAATATCAGTCTTCACAAACGAGATCATTCGGACAACTTGGCCTTCCTGTTGTCTAACGTGGGTAAGCTTTATATGGCTGGTGCGCAACCTGACATCTTTAAGTTGTACCCACCAATGAGTTTTCCGGTCGGTCGTGGGACACCTATGATCGGACCCCTAGTGAAGTGGGATCATTCCGCTACGTGGGATGTGGCTACTTTCAACCAAACATCAAACTCGGGAGAATGTACCATTAAAATCGATCTTTCGAAAGAAACAGACGCGTATATAGCGGGACACCAGATAGACGGACGAGTTCTTTTCCCAGCCACTGGCTACATTCTGTTAGTGTGGAAAACTTTGGCAAAACTGCGCGGCATCGATTTTGAGCGATTACCGGTGGTGTTTGAGAACGTGCGATTTCAGCGAGCCACTATCATGCCGAAGGAAGGAACAGTGAAATTCTCAATAACCATTTTCGAGGGAACAGGCGATTTTGAAATCTGTGAGGCTGGCACAGTCGTCGTCAACGGAAATGTTCGCGTGTCCAAGGCTATCGAAAAAGATCAACTCAACCTGCCGCCACTATCGATTTCGCCTATCGATAAGGAGATTTTGCCATTAAATACCAAAGACATTTATAAGGAATTGAAACTGCGTGGATATGAGTATCGCGATATCTTCCAGGGAATCAAATCTTGCGATAACTATGGCATTGCCGGTCAATTGTATTGGTTCAATCAATGGATTCCGTATATAGATACTATGCTTCAATTTAGCATATTGTCCAccaacaataaattaatgtatctaCCAACGCGTCTCCAATATGCTGCAATCGACCCTGAACATCATAAACGACTGGTGGAAGAATTACCAGAAGATGGCGGAGTGCCGGTGtatcattataaaaacatcaatGTCGTTAAATCAGGTGGTATCGAGCTCAGAGGATTGAAATCTTCCTTGGCGCCTCGACGCCAGCAGACTCAAGCCGATCCTAAATACGAACGGTACACTTTCGTGCCCTATGAAAATTCACACAGTCTGGTAGAAGATCCAATGAGAGGAAAAATACAAGCGCTCACTGTCCTCTTGCAAATCATGTGTGAGAACATAATGGTATTGAAATTGAAGACCCTGGAAGTTGCGGGCGAACGAGCTGCGGAAAGTCTCTTGGCGCCgcttatatttaacatttttaatgatGAACTGGGTTCACCTGTC ATTGATTTACAAGTGATCGCAATTTCTGCCGACAATTACACAGCGAGTTTGAATCAAATGAATATAAGCGCTGACATTGTAACACGAGATGTGAAGAACGAACCTCCCGCTAAGAATGTGCATCTCGTCATAGCGGCTGATGTTTTGTCCAATCAATCTTATATCGTTCTCAAAAACTTGGTAGCTGCCTTAAAACCTGGTTGTTTCATTCTTTTGGAGGAGACTGCCACACAACTAGATTTGAAGGCCGCGTTAAAAGAAACTGATTTAACGTTAGTCGGAAAACAAACCGATCCTGTAGGAAAAACTTACTTGTTACTGAAGAAGCAGGAAAAGAGGAAAGAACCGACGATAATACAAATTACAGAGAAAAATCTCTCGTGGTTGGAAGATGTAAAAGCAGCACTGAAGAAATCTGATAGCGAAAGTCAGGAAGTGCTCCTTGTATCTCAGGGCGAAGAAACGCTTG GCTTAGTCGGACTCATGACTTGCACACGACGCGAGGTAGGCGGTGCAAATGCGCGCTACGTCTTCATCCAGGATAAAAACGCTCCTAAGTTTGATTTATCCGTGCGGTTTTACGTAGAACAATTAGATAAAGGATTGATGGCCAATGTGCTAAAAGAAGGACAATGGGGCAGTTATCGACATTTGCCATTAGATCAACAGAGCAATGTATCTTCTCTGCAGGTGGAGCACGCCTATGTAAACACACTGACGAGAGGAGATCTCAGCAGCTTAAGATGGATCGAAGGCCCGTTAACTTACTATCGACCTGAAAATTTTCCCAATATGACACTTTGCAATGTGTACTATGCTCCATTAAACTTTAG GGATATCATGTTGGCGAGTGGCAAACTACCACCAGACGCCCTGCCACGGAATATGGCTACGGAAGAGTGTATATTGGGACTTGAATTTTCGGGGAGAGATGTTGATGGTCGTCGCGTGATGGGTATAGTTGAAGCTAAAGGATTGGCGACTACTGTGGTAGCGGATCTTGATTTTCTTTGGGAGGTACCCGACAAGTGGACCTTAGAACAGGCAGCAACGATACCCGTCGCTTATGCAACTAGTTACTATGCTCTGTTTATACGAGGTCAATTGAAAGCGGGCGAAAGTGTGTTAATCCATGCTGGTACAGGCGGTGTCGGTCAAGCAGCGATCGCCATTGCTCTACATGCTGGTTGTACCGTTTTTACTACTGTCGGCACGCcggaaaaaagagaatatcTTAAGAAAGTCTTCCCCCAGTTGAACGATAGACACATCGGTAATTCTCGAGATACGAGTTTCGAACAGCTGATACATGTTGAGACGCAGGGGCATGGAGTCGACGTCGTACTGAACTCACTAGCAGAGGAGAAATTGCAAGCCGGCATTCGATGCCTCGCATACGGAGGCCGTTTCCTTGAAATCGGCAAGTATGATTTGTCGAATGACAACCGCATAGGAATGTCAATGTTTTTGAAGAATACATCTTTCCATGGTATACTATTGGATGCGTTATTCGGAGAAGACAGTGTGGAAAAGAAGCAACTAATAAAACTTGTTTCGGAGGGAATCAAGAATGGCGCGGTACGTCCGCTCCAATCAACTGTCTTTTCAGAACAACAGCTCGAACAAGGATTCAGATTCATGGCGGCGGGTAAACACATCGGCAAAGTACTATTGAAGATTCGTGATGAAGAACCGAAGAAGCGCGTATTATCAACGCCAAAGACAGTGGCTGCGATTCCACGTACTTACATAAATCCGGAAAAATCGTACATCCTGGTCGGTGGTCTCGGTGGATTTGGTCTAGAACTGGCTGATTGGATGATCGCCCGCGGCGCCAAATTCATCGTTCTTGTATCACGCTCAGGTATTCGCACTGGTTACCAAGCATTGTGCGTGCGTCGCTGGCGCGAACGCGGCGTAAAAGTCGTTATCTTCACAATGGATGTTACAACATTACCGGGTGCCGAACGCTTGATTCAAGAAAGCAATCGACTGGCTCCAATAGGCGGTATATTCAATCTAGCAGCTGTTCTACGTGATGCTCTTATCGAAAATCTGGAAGAGGCCGATTTCAAAACGGTCATTTTGCCAAAAGTCGACGCTACAAGAAATTTAGATGTGATATCAAGGAAACTATGTCCATCGCTAGATTACTTTGTGGTGTTTTCATCCGTATCAAGCGGTCGCGGAAATATAGGTCAAACTAATTACGGTTTCGCTAATTCGTCTATGGAGAGAATGATGGAAGAGAGGCAAGCTAATGGTTTACCCGGTCTCGCCATTCAATGGGGTGCCATCGGAGACGTTGGCTTAATTATAG AAATGATGGGAGGTAACGACACCGAAGTAGGCGGTACTATACCACAACACATGTCGAGTTGTCTCACGACGATGGATATATTCCTACAACAACCGCACCCAGTGTTGGCTTCTTCAGTGTTAgctgaaaaatataaactcgACGATAGCAACAAGGCCGATCTCGTCGCAACTGTTGCCAATATCTTGGGCATTAAAGATATTAGTTCGATTAATCCCATTAATACCTTGGCCGACTTGGGTATGGATTCGCTAATGGGCACAGAAATTAAACAGACTCTCGAGAGGAATTACGACATCGTGTTATCGGCTCAAGAGGTCCGTGCCTTAACCGTCGTCAAACTGCAAGAATTATCTTCGACAAGTAGTGAGACAGTGAAAGAACAGAAACCTCTCGTTGCGAATGCGGCAACTGCTGAGAACTCAGATGAGTCACTCAACATGTTGCTGATGCAATGGCCTGATAATGAGGCACTGCCTAAAGAAGCTCTCGTTCGCTTGAAAACAAAGAACTCCAACGGACCGACGTTATTCATTGTTCACGGTATCGAGGGTTTCGTTAAATCTCTAGAATATGTAGCCAGCGAACTCGACAGACCATTTTGGGGTCTACAGAGCGTTGTGCAGGCACCTCACGAAACGTTATCGGATTTGGCTGAGTTTTACGTAAATGCCATTAGAAAAGTTCAAAAAAAAGGACCATACCACTTGGCAGCATATTCATTTGGAACTTGCGTCGCAATCGAGATGACTTCGCAATTGGAAACCGCTGGAGAAAAGGTGATTCTGACTCTAATTGATGGTTCACCGAAATTTGTGCAACAACAATGTGCTATGATTGGCAAAATGGACGAGTTGAAAAATACTACTTCTGATGGTTGTATGAAAGCGCTGGCATATTTCAGTttacaatttaacaaaaaactcAATTATACTCAA gcGTATAATATTCTGAAGCAGAGTAAATCGGATATAGAGATGTTTGACAAGATGACAGAAATGATAGGCAATACGTCGTTTGCACAAGAAGATCTAAAAATTGCCggatatcttttatttaaaaaattagcggCTAGTGTAATCTATAATCCAAATAAAAAGATCGAAGCACCAGTCACACTGATTAAGGCTACAGAAACTTTCctaaatctaaaaaaggaTTATGGTTTATCAGAT atttgtatTCAACCCGTAAGAATAGAAGAGGTACCTGGAAATCACAGAACGATTTTGTTGGGAGAAAGTGCAAGGAagattgcaaattttttgcgAGTGAAAGAGTAA
- the LOC105831117 gene encoding 2-oxoglutarate and iron-dependent oxygenase domain-containing protein 3 produces the protein MMTAHEVKGMKRKSAQKENLTEEENKEKPSKPIELKYGPNVSFPYQRVWSRCVLILGVLVIVWYNNRQSKEVYLAKQKDVLVSRTQNIDCSMDYREELEKYPGCVPEKCGRVVTDKLVSTTEADVLLRLAKNGLDLAGSDGGASILDLHSGALSKGRDFINIYKQPEAKKIFNNVDSAIYKVVKTKIQHAVAHQFGVHVNKIYLTKPTFFSRMTNKPAKTVHDEYWHPHIDKETYKSFHYTSLLYLNDYNKDFEGGRFIFVDKNDVNTTVEPKKGRVSIFTSGSENLHLVEKVKSGTRYALTVSFTCDKNAAITDLHFTDILY, from the exons ATGATGACAGCGCATGAAGTAAAGggaatgaaaagaaaaagtgcacagaaagaaaatttaactgaggaagaaaacaaagaaaaaccGAGCAAACCCATTGAACT AAAATATGGACCTAATGTGTCTTTTCCATATCAAAGAGTATGGTCTAGATGTGTTCTGATACTTGGAGTCTTGGTAATAGTTTGGTATAATAATAGACAGAGCAAAGAAGTATATCTAGCAAAGCAGAAAGATGTGTTGGTAAGTCGTACGCAGAACATTGACTGCTCTATGGATTATAGAGAGGAGTTAGAAAAATACCCTGGCTGTGTACCAGAAAAATGTGGCAGAGTTGTAACTGACAAACTCGTCTCAACAACAGAGGCAGATGTTTTACTGAGACTAGCAAAAAATGGATTAGATTTGGCCGGATCTGATGGTGGTGCGAGTATTCTGGATCTTCATTCTGGTGCTCTTAGCAAAGGCcgagattttattaatatctataaacaaccagaagcaaagaaaatattcaacAATGTGGATTCAGCAATTTATaa GgtagtaaaaacaaaaattcaacatgCGGTTGCGCATCAATTTGGCGTACATGTAAATAAGATCTATTTAACCAAACCTACTTTCTTCTCTCGAATGACTAATAAACCAGCGAAAACTGTACACGATGAATACTGGCATCCACATATTGATAAG GAAACATACAAATCATTTCATTATACATCGCTGCTGTATTTAAacgattataataaagatttcgAAGGTGGTCGATTTATATTTGTAGATAAGAACGATGTTAATACTACAGTGGAACCAAAGAAAG GTAGAGTATCAATTTTTACTTCAGGAAGCGAAAATTTACATCTAGttgaaaaagtaaaatctGGTACTCGTTACGCTTTGACCGTATCTTTTACGTGTGATAAAAACGCCGCGATAACCGATCTACACTTTactgatatattatattaa